In one Curtobacterium citreum genomic region, the following are encoded:
- a CDS encoding GNAT family N-acetyltransferase, producing the protein MTDNTPVTVRPMTAADWPSVETIYREGIATGNATFEAEPPSWEAFDAGKLPEHRFVAVDGDEVLGWVAVSPTSTRPVYRGVVEHSVYVAATARGRGVGHLLLDALIASTEAAGIWTIQSGIFPENTASRALHGRHGFRELGTRERIGLMTFGPWTGQWRDNVLVERRSPRAGS; encoded by the coding sequence ATGACCGACAACACCCCGGTCACCGTTCGGCCGATGACCGCCGCCGACTGGCCCAGTGTCGAGACGATCTACCGAGAGGGCATCGCAACCGGAAACGCAACGTTCGAGGCGGAACCGCCAAGCTGGGAAGCATTCGACGCCGGCAAGCTGCCCGAGCACCGGTTCGTCGCCGTCGACGGCGACGAGGTCCTCGGCTGGGTGGCGGTCTCCCCGACCTCCACCCGGCCGGTGTATCGGGGCGTCGTCGAGCACTCGGTGTACGTCGCCGCCACAGCGCGCGGCCGCGGCGTCGGACACCTGCTCCTCGACGCGCTCATTGCGTCGACGGAGGCCGCTGGGATCTGGACCATCCAGTCCGGGATCTTCCCCGAGAACACCGCCTCCCGAGCCCTCCACGGCCGCCACGGGTTCCGCGAACTCGGCACCCGAGAACGCATCGGCCTCATGACGTTCGGGCCGTGGACCGGGCAGTGGCGCGACAACGTCCTCGTCGAACGCCGAAGCCCGCGCGCCGGTTCCTGA
- a CDS encoding arsenate-mycothiol transferase ArsC yields the protein MTDKPTVLFICKHNAGRSQLGAALLELATPDRYIATSAGIAPADEVNPSIAATVAELGLDISNRTPRKVTPELLDQADVVVLMKPGLDLPATPRGKVLQWSFPDPDSWSPDDVRPMRNAVAARIQDELLHP from the coding sequence ATGACCGACAAGCCCACCGTGCTGTTCATCTGCAAGCACAACGCCGGCCGCTCCCAACTCGGCGCAGCCCTCCTCGAACTCGCAACCCCAGACCGCTACATCGCCACCTCCGCCGGCATCGCTCCCGCTGACGAGGTGAACCCGTCGATCGCCGCGACCGTCGCGGAACTCGGCCTCGACATCAGCAACCGAACCCCGCGGAAGGTCACCCCAGAACTGCTGGATCAGGCCGACGTCGTCGTGCTGATGAAGCCCGGCCTCGACCTGCCCGCGACACCTCGCGGGAAGGTGTTGCAGTGGTCGTTCCCGGACCCGGACTCCTGGTCCCCCGACGACGTCCGCCCCATGCGCAACGCCGTCGCCGCCCGCATCCAGGACGAGCTCCTGCACCCATGA
- a CDS encoding FAD-dependent oxidoreductase, whose amino-acid sequence MTLTLTVPPRADADRLTGLPVAVIGAGPVGLAAAAHLLEQGLPAVVYEAGDQVGTSVRAWGHTRLFSPWRYVINDAARRLLEPTGWTVPRRSSLPTGHDLVAQYLEPLAQTPELAPAIRYGVHVEAVSRQGMDRTRSAGRADTPFLLRLHTSDGVEDVTARAVVDTSGTYTSPNPLTAAGLAPAANLGDRIVHALPDVLGADRARFAGKRVLVVGAGHSAANTLIKLAALAKDEPGTTLLWAIRNAGTARLGADAADGLAARGQLGSNVHGLVESGHIEQLASFEIDDVRPNGDQVTVTGRRAGDPFTVTVDVVVNATGFRPDLDMLREIRLGLDDIVEAPRALAPLIDPNLHSCGSVPPHGVAELAHPEPNFFIAGMKSYGRAPTFLLLTGYEQVRSIAAELAGDHQAARDVQLVLPETGVCTTDIGGSSSCDVPTTTAVSEGSSCCAAPAPAAPPASSSCCTN is encoded by the coding sequence ATGACGCTCACCCTCACCGTCCCACCCCGGGCCGACGCGGACCGCTTGACCGGGCTGCCCGTCGCCGTCATCGGCGCCGGCCCCGTCGGGCTCGCAGCCGCCGCGCACCTGCTCGAGCAGGGCCTGCCCGCCGTCGTCTACGAAGCCGGCGACCAGGTCGGCACGTCCGTCCGGGCGTGGGGGCACACCAGGCTGTTCTCCCCGTGGCGGTACGTCATCAATGACGCCGCCCGCCGCCTCCTCGAACCCACCGGCTGGACCGTGCCCCGCCGGTCGTCGCTGCCGACTGGGCACGACCTCGTCGCCCAGTACCTCGAACCCCTCGCCCAGACGCCGGAGCTGGCACCGGCGATCCGGTACGGGGTCCACGTGGAGGCGGTGTCCCGGCAGGGCATGGACCGCACCCGTTCCGCCGGCCGCGCCGACACCCCGTTCCTCCTTCGCCTCCACACGAGCGACGGCGTCGAGGACGTCACCGCCCGCGCGGTCGTCGACACGTCCGGCACGTACACGTCCCCGAATCCGCTCACCGCCGCCGGCCTCGCACCCGCCGCGAACCTCGGCGACCGCATCGTGCACGCCCTCCCCGACGTGCTCGGCGCGGACCGGGCACGATTCGCCGGGAAGCGGGTCCTCGTCGTCGGCGCCGGCCACTCGGCCGCGAATACGCTCATCAAGCTCGCCGCCCTCGCCAAGGACGAACCCGGCACGACGCTGCTGTGGGCGATCCGAAACGCCGGCACCGCCCGCCTCGGCGCGGACGCTGCCGACGGGCTCGCCGCACGCGGGCAGCTCGGCTCGAACGTGCACGGCCTCGTCGAGTCCGGGCACATCGAGCAGCTTGCCTCATTCGAGATCGACGACGTCCGCCCGAACGGCGACCAGGTCACCGTCACCGGCCGCCGTGCCGGGGATCCGTTCACCGTCACGGTCGACGTTGTGGTGAACGCCACCGGGTTCCGGCCCGACCTCGACATGCTCCGCGAGATCCGCTTGGGCCTCGACGACATTGTCGAAGCACCCCGCGCGCTCGCGCCACTGATCGACCCGAACCTGCACTCCTGCGGGTCCGTCCCCCCGCACGGTGTCGCGGAGCTGGCGCACCCGGAACCGAACTTCTTCATCGCCGGGATGAAGTCCTACGGCCGCGCCCCCACGTTCCTGCTCCTCACCGGCTACGAGCAGGTCCGCTCCATCGCCGCGGAACTCGCCGGCGACCACCAGGCCGCCCGCGACGTGCAGCTCGTCCTCCCCGAGACCGGCGTCTGCACAACCGACATCGGCGGCTCATCCTCCTGCGACGTCCCCACGACGACCGCAGTGTCCGAGGGGTCGTCGTGCTGCGCCGCACCCGCCCCGGCCGCTCCGCCCGCCAGCAGCTCCTGCTGCACGAACTGA
- a CDS encoding arsenate reductase ArsC gives MTATPTILFVCVHNAGRSQMAAGYAQALGGDRVQVLSAGSEPKDQINPVAIEAMAEDGIDIAANRPKILTTDAVRDSDAVITMGCGDACPIFPGKRYEDWDLTDPAGKGIDDVRPIRDEIKTRVQALLAELLPTEASA, from the coding sequence ATGACCGCGACCCCCACGATCCTGTTCGTCTGCGTCCACAACGCCGGCCGCTCCCAGATGGCCGCCGGCTACGCCCAGGCCCTCGGCGGCGACCGCGTGCAGGTCCTCTCCGCGGGCAGTGAGCCGAAGGACCAGATCAACCCCGTCGCGATCGAAGCAATGGCGGAGGACGGCATCGACATCGCCGCGAATCGGCCGAAGATCCTCACCACCGACGCCGTCCGCGACTCCGACGCCGTCATCACCATGGGCTGCGGCGACGCGTGCCCGATCTTCCCCGGCAAGCGGTACGAGGACTGGGACCTCACCGACCCCGCCGGGAAGGGCATCGACGACGTCCGCCCGATCCGCGACGAGATCAAGACCCGCGTGCAAGCGCTCCTGGCCGAGCTGCTGCCCACCGAAGCATCCGCCTGA
- a CDS encoding arsenic transporter, which yields MVLAVVAAAIFVATLVVVIWQPKGFPIGYTALIGAVVALATTVVGLGDVPTVVGIVWNATLTFVAVVLISLILDEAGFFEWAALHVARWGRGNGRLLFVLIVGLGAVIAAVFANDGAALILTPIVVGMLRALNMPAKAALGFILATGFIADTGSLPLVVSNLVNIVSADYFGLGFTEYAAVMVPVGIVSVLASLGMLLAYFGRSIPKRYDVLALTRPAAAVKDRATFRAGWVVLAVLLVGYFAADPLGVPLAAVAGVGAVVIVLVAARQPAFLFARQAASPVLVTTGGTAAVTGGSGGTGGGSGRVIPVWKTIREAPWQIVLFSIGMYLVVYGLQNQGLTDYLAKLFDVFGDHGVLVTALGVGFVIAILASLMNNMPTVLIAALASGGAGATGLTHEVMIYANVIGSDLGPKITPIGSLATLLWLHVLDRKGIHIGWGQYFRTGIVLTVPVLAVTLTALAGWLTLIR from the coding sequence ATGGTGCTGGCGGTCGTCGCCGCGGCGATCTTCGTCGCGACGCTCGTGGTGGTGATCTGGCAGCCCAAGGGCTTCCCGATCGGCTACACCGCCCTCATCGGCGCGGTCGTCGCCCTCGCGACCACGGTCGTCGGGCTCGGGGACGTGCCGACGGTGGTCGGGATCGTGTGGAACGCGACGCTGACGTTCGTCGCGGTGGTGCTGATCTCGTTGATCCTCGACGAGGCCGGCTTCTTCGAGTGGGCAGCGCTCCACGTGGCCCGGTGGGGTCGCGGGAACGGTCGGCTGCTGTTCGTGCTGATCGTCGGCCTCGGCGCGGTCATCGCGGCCGTGTTCGCCAACGACGGGGCCGCGCTGATCCTCACTCCGATCGTCGTCGGGATGCTCCGCGCGTTGAACATGCCGGCGAAGGCGGCGCTGGGGTTCATCCTCGCCACCGGGTTCATCGCCGACACCGGCAGCCTGCCGCTGGTGGTGTCGAACCTGGTCAACATCGTCTCCGCCGACTACTTCGGCCTCGGGTTCACCGAGTACGCCGCCGTCATGGTGCCCGTCGGCATCGTGTCCGTGCTGGCGTCCCTCGGGATGCTGCTGGCGTACTTCGGCCGGTCGATCCCGAAGCGGTACGACGTTCTCGCTCTCACCCGTCCGGCCGCCGCGGTGAAGGACCGGGCGACGTTCCGCGCCGGATGGGTGGTCCTCGCCGTGCTGCTGGTCGGCTACTTCGCCGCCGACCCGCTCGGGGTGCCCCTCGCCGCGGTCGCGGGTGTCGGCGCGGTCGTGATCGTTCTCGTTGCTGCCCGGCAACCCGCGTTCCTCTTCGCCCGTCAGGCTGCGTCCCCGGTCCTCGTCACGACCGGCGGCACCGCCGCCGTCACCGGCGGCAGTGGTGGCACCGGTGGCGGGTCGGGGCGGGTGATTCCGGTGTGGAAGACGATCCGGGAGGCGCCGTGGCAGATCGTGCTGTTCTCGATCGGCATGTACCTCGTCGTGTACGGGCTGCAGAACCAGGGCCTCACCGACTACCTCGCGAAGCTGTTCGATGTGTTCGGGGACCACGGGGTCCTCGTCACCGCGCTCGGGGTCGGGTTCGTGATCGCGATCCTCGCGTCGCTGATGAACAACATGCCGACCGTCCTCATCGCCGCCCTCGCGAGCGGCGGAGCCGGAGCGACCGGCCTGACCCACGAAGTGATGATCTACGCCAACGTCATCGGCTCCGACCTCGGCCCGAAGATCACACCGATCGGGTCGTTGGCAACGCTGCTGTGGTTGCACGTGCTCGATCGGAAGGGCATCCACATCGGCTGGGGGCAGTACTTCCGCACCGGCATCGTGCTGACCGTCCCCGTCCTCGCCGTCACCCTGACAGCCCTCGCCGGCTGGCTCACCCTCATCCGATGA
- a CDS encoding FAD-dependent oxidoreductase, whose translation MTHLVAVGGSDAGIAAALRARELDPSTDVTVVLADEFPNFSICGIPYWVSGDVVTEASLAHRTRADLEAAGMTVRSSTWASAVDVDRRRLTVTGHGGEEELPYDELLIGTGAEPVRPAGIPFGEPGIHLLHSMTDAEQVVAALELLPTGSRVAVVGAGYIGLEMTEGLVARGFDTTLIQRGPEVLSTLDPELGSLATAEVRRHGATVLTGGTVTGITPTRGGQWRVTTATAARDEEGTFALVVVCVGVRPVTDLATAAGAQLGQAGAIVVDEQMRTGVPHVWAAGDCVVTHHRLLGTTWLPLGTTAHKQGRVAGENMLGGSRTFAGSVGTQVVKVFDLVAARTGLRHHETAALDVSPLTRVTVADDHKRYYPGAVPLTISVTGDHTSGRLLGAQIVGERSAEISKRIDTYATALHAGLSVDDVIDLDLSYTPPLGSPWDAVQVAAQGWERAAAAANQAGVGV comes from the coding sequence ATGACTCACCTTGTTGCCGTTGGCGGCAGCGACGCTGGCATCGCCGCGGCGCTGCGCGCCCGTGAGCTGGACCCGTCGACCGATGTGACCGTGGTCCTTGCGGACGAGTTTCCGAACTTCTCGATCTGCGGCATCCCCTACTGGGTCTCGGGCGACGTCGTCACGGAAGCGTCCCTCGCGCACCGCACCCGCGCCGATCTCGAAGCCGCCGGCATGACCGTCCGCTCCTCCACATGGGCCTCTGCGGTCGACGTGGACCGTCGCCGCCTCACGGTCACCGGACATGGCGGTGAGGAAGAGCTGCCGTACGACGAGCTGCTGATCGGGACTGGCGCTGAGCCGGTCCGCCCGGCCGGGATCCCGTTCGGTGAGCCCGGGATTCACCTGCTGCACTCGATGACCGACGCCGAGCAGGTCGTCGCTGCCCTGGAGCTGCTGCCTACCGGCAGCCGCGTCGCGGTCGTTGGCGCCGGCTACATCGGCCTCGAAATGACCGAGGGACTCGTCGCCCGCGGGTTCGACACGACGTTGATCCAGCGCGGCCCGGAAGTGCTCTCCACCCTCGATCCGGAACTCGGGTCCCTGGCCACCGCGGAGGTCCGCCGACACGGCGCAACCGTGCTGACCGGGGGGACCGTCACCGGCATCACCCCAACCAGAGGCGGGCAGTGGCGGGTGACGACGGCGACAGCCGCTCGGGATGAAGAGGGCACGTTCGCGCTCGTGGTGGTCTGCGTCGGCGTGCGGCCGGTGACGGACCTCGCGACCGCAGCGGGTGCGCAGCTCGGGCAGGCCGGCGCGATCGTCGTCGACGAGCAGATGCGCACCGGGGTGCCGCACGTGTGGGCTGCGGGCGACTGCGTCGTGACGCATCACCGGCTGCTCGGGACGACGTGGCTGCCGCTCGGGACGACGGCGCACAAGCAGGGCCGTGTCGCCGGGGAGAACATGCTCGGCGGGTCCCGGACCTTCGCCGGTTCGGTGGGGACGCAGGTGGTGAAGGTGTTCGACCTCGTCGCCGCCCGCACCGGTCTCCGCCACCACGAGACCGCTGCGCTCGACGTGTCCCCACTGACCCGTGTCACGGTCGCGGATGACCACAAGCGGTACTACCCAGGCGCGGTGCCACTGACGATCAGCGTCACCGGCGACCACACGTCCGGCCGGCTCCTCGGCGCGCAGATCGTCGGGGAACGGTCTGCGGAGATCAGTAAGCGCATCGACACGTACGCCACCGCCCTCCACGCCGGCCTCTCGGTGGACGACGTGATCGACTTGGACCTCAGCTACACGCCACCGCTCGGGTCCCCGTGGGATGCCGTGCAGGTCGCCGCGCAGGGCTGGGAGCGCGCCGCCGCGGCAGCGAACCAGGCCGGGGTGGGCGTCTGA
- a CDS encoding ArsR/SmtB family transcription factor gives MTTIELLPIQDVTACCSPVTTEAMTQESAEVLAKSLKAIADPARLRLISMVAAHEGAEACVCDLQEPLGLSQPTVSHHLKVLVDAGILHREKRGTWAYFSLIPGALESVAALLTSPTR, from the coding sequence ATGACGACGATCGAGCTGCTCCCCATCCAGGACGTCACCGCGTGCTGCTCGCCCGTCACGACCGAAGCGATGACGCAGGAGTCCGCGGAGGTCCTGGCGAAGTCGTTGAAGGCGATCGCAGATCCCGCGCGTTTGCGGTTGATCTCGATGGTCGCCGCGCACGAGGGCGCGGAAGCGTGCGTCTGTGACCTGCAGGAACCGCTCGGCCTGTCCCAGCCGACCGTGTCGCACCACCTCAAGGTGCTCGTCGACGCCGGCATCCTGCACCGCGAAAAGCGCGGCACCTGGGCCTACTTCTCCCTCATCCCCGGCGCGCTCGAGTCCGTCGCCGCTCTGCTGACCTCGCCCACACGCTGA
- a CDS encoding TIR domain-containing protein, with product MAGTESTTDPRKVFVIHGRNDSARRGLFDFLRAVGLDPIEWAEALALTGSASPYIGDVLDHAFGVAQAVVVLQTPDDVAHLHESLAERADDPETQPQMQPRPNVLFEAGMAMGRSPERTVLVELGHIKSFSDVHGRHSVRLNNTVGKRQDLANRLLTAGCAVKLTGTDWHEAGDLTPPASPGNGLPLGKKLPSSATNGEPRLSATLRVRGGNKLSDIIVTNHGPGDVYDLNVQPEDEGQHFYREDGVLPVPRLPAGKSVVALQRMPPALTESYAPYFTLRISGKTADGTPIEQDEFVSES from the coding sequence ATGGCAGGAACCGAAAGTACCACCGACCCGCGCAAGGTGTTTGTGATCCACGGCCGCAACGACTCAGCGCGGCGTGGGCTGTTCGATTTCCTTCGAGCAGTTGGCCTAGACCCGATCGAATGGGCCGAGGCGCTCGCGTTGACGGGTAGCGCGTCTCCCTACATCGGCGACGTTCTCGACCATGCGTTCGGGGTCGCTCAAGCGGTCGTCGTGTTGCAAACACCCGACGATGTGGCACATCTCCACGAGTCGCTGGCGGAACGCGCTGATGATCCTGAGACCCAACCGCAGATGCAACCGCGGCCGAACGTACTGTTCGAAGCCGGCATGGCCATGGGGCGGAGCCCGGAACGAACGGTGCTTGTCGAACTCGGGCACATCAAGTCCTTCAGTGACGTGCACGGACGGCACTCAGTTCGTCTGAACAATACGGTGGGTAAACGTCAGGATCTCGCTAACCGTCTGCTCACCGCGGGCTGTGCGGTCAAACTGACCGGGACCGATTGGCACGAGGCCGGCGACCTCACTCCGCCGGCCTCGCCGGGAAATGGCCTTCCTCTGGGTAAGAAGCTTCCCTCCAGCGCGACCAATGGAGAACCGAGGCTGTCGGCGACCCTTCGCGTCCGCGGTGGCAACAAGCTAAGCGACATCATCGTCACCAACCACGGTCCGGGTGACGTCTACGACCTCAACGTACAGCCGGAAGACGAGGGTCAGCACTTTTACCGCGAAGACGGAGTTTTGCCCGTACCTCGGTTACCCGCTGGCAAGTCGGTGGTTGCGTTGCAGAGGATGCCGCCGGCCCTGACCGAATCGTACGCGCCGTACTTCACGCTCCGGATCAGCGGCAAGACTGCCGATGGCACCCCCATCGAGCAAGACGAGTTCGTGAGTGAGAGCTGA
- a CDS encoding HIRAN domain-containing protein — translation MGALLVLTRLCLISVIAGRALWRAADRLKLPLDPLPPPDPTSPGRPATAGAHRPRRSKVTRPSPPPPDFVDAIDLRQLSAGRLRTKGTFAYVPAGLRRDVGGIEYWLVRESSNPHYLNAVAVWDTTRKVGYIFAAKARLLAPELDRVNAPAFRVNDEPPADKIALYVHLPHIERVRALQIDSSTKADTE, via the coding sequence ATGGGGGCTCTTCTTGTACTCACTCGCTTGTGCCTCATCAGCGTCATCGCGGGACGAGCGCTCTGGCGCGCCGCCGACCGGCTGAAACTTCCGCTCGATCCACTGCCTCCACCGGACCCAACGTCGCCCGGTCGACCAGCAACCGCAGGCGCACACCGTCCTCGACGGTCAAAGGTGACGCGACCTAGCCCGCCGCCGCCCGATTTCGTTGATGCTATCGACCTGCGGCAGCTGTCAGCTGGCCGACTTCGGACGAAAGGTACTTTCGCCTACGTCCCAGCCGGCCTCCGACGCGATGTTGGCGGAATTGAGTACTGGCTCGTCCGGGAGTCGAGCAACCCCCATTACTTGAACGCCGTTGCCGTTTGGGACACGACGCGCAAGGTCGGTTACATCTTTGCTGCGAAGGCGAGGCTTTTGGCCCCGGAACTTGATCGGGTCAACGCGCCTGCGTTCCGAGTGAACGACGAACCGCCAGCAGACAAGATCGCGCTGTACGTCCATTTGCCTCACATCGAGCGCGTCCGAGCGCTTCAGATCGATTCGTCGACGAAAGCAGACACCGAATGA
- a CDS encoding metallophosphoesterase family protein: MTNHPRKMDRFERRANASRSIRISPKLTPAERKIWPTIDGHPSVDITLLDERRVAVVGDWESQSRLVAPLLQRIRREAPDVRTLLHVGDLRWSAPRTSAARGRNASSEEFAPWLDEQLQRFQFQRLILVPGNHEWWDRLHEEFEDHPDRFFRAAHRIWIAPRGLRFELGGRTYLCMGGAASLHDDGGPFEAPTDADIEHAAAGGEVDVLLTHEALNVDMPQLTSAMRRGPRFSDTRMAASAESRNRVTQLYNRVRPQLAFFGHMHSSGSAATEFGIVHCLNVIRRPRHVALLNVHTLEVQWLEDLPETHQINRLDA; this comes from the coding sequence GTGACGAACCATCCGCGCAAGATGGACCGCTTCGAGCGACGAGCAAACGCGTCTCGATCTATTCGAATCTCTCCGAAACTCACCCCGGCCGAGCGAAAAATTTGGCCGACGATAGACGGGCATCCATCGGTTGATATAACGCTCCTCGACGAGCGCCGAGTTGCTGTGGTCGGCGATTGGGAGTCACAGTCGCGCCTCGTTGCCCCGCTGCTTCAGCGCATCCGGAGGGAAGCACCGGATGTTCGTACGCTGCTTCATGTCGGCGACCTCCGCTGGTCCGCCCCGCGGACGAGTGCGGCTCGTGGGCGCAACGCTTCAAGCGAGGAGTTCGCGCCCTGGCTCGACGAGCAGCTGCAGCGCTTTCAGTTTCAACGACTGATCCTCGTGCCGGGCAACCATGAGTGGTGGGATCGATTGCATGAAGAATTCGAGGATCATCCGGACCGGTTCTTTCGCGCCGCTCACCGTATTTGGATTGCACCGCGAGGCCTTCGCTTCGAGCTGGGAGGGCGAACTTACCTTTGCATGGGCGGAGCTGCTTCGCTCCACGACGATGGTGGCCCGTTCGAAGCTCCTACGGATGCTGACATCGAGCACGCCGCCGCGGGCGGAGAAGTCGATGTCCTCCTCACGCACGAAGCCCTCAACGTTGACATGCCGCAGTTGACGTCTGCAATGCGGAGAGGGCCACGCTTCTCTGACACCCGTATGGCCGCGTCAGCGGAATCGCGCAATCGTGTCACACAACTCTACAACCGCGTTCGGCCGCAGCTGGCGTTCTTCGGTCATATGCACTCGTCTGGCTCTGCCGCGACGGAGTTCGGTATCGTTCACTGCCTCAACGTGATCCGGAGGCCGCGTCATGTTGCGTTGCTGAACGTGCACACCCTAGAGGTGCAATGGCTTGAGGATCTTCCCGAAACTCACCAAATCAATCGACTTGATGCATGA
- a CDS encoding helix-turn-helix domain-containing protein, which produces MTDIGVRLLQRLEEVLPGISQSELARRVDMDPSALSRVVNGKRALASRELIALAQQLRVSTDWILLGEDPFPVQVAARHDYLGNGSYVRDTSESVAETVRGIARAYEQAHSIAPWPNQQPVPTEPEKTRAALEAGYGLNWQRHFADAVEQTFGIDVIKVDLPGSSGLSLKLPNAIVIVVPTEAFWARQNWTIAHELEHIAAGQFTRDGDLSRAEENAANKYAADLLLPVPSIRKIDWKSASEEDLARFLWDAGVSIEALNVRMTYLRTEAPRTSLSTARLARKHISGGSALHDPVAERMREAAARRFPVRLLAAHETNPRTTRTLEWMLGAPFESGVDGTEDDDLMQEAPTLDVLADAFGLKVQ; this is translated from the coding sequence ATGACCGACATCGGCGTGCGCCTGCTGCAGCGACTGGAAGAGGTCTTGCCAGGCATCTCTCAGAGCGAACTCGCGCGACGCGTCGACATGGACCCGTCGGCGTTGTCTCGCGTGGTAAACGGCAAGCGCGCTCTCGCCAGCCGCGAACTGATCGCGCTCGCCCAACAGCTCCGCGTGAGCACTGACTGGATCCTGCTCGGTGAGGATCCGTTCCCTGTGCAGGTTGCTGCTCGTCACGACTATCTCGGGAACGGCTCGTACGTGCGTGACACGTCCGAAAGTGTCGCGGAGACGGTTCGCGGTATCGCGCGCGCCTACGAGCAGGCCCACTCGATCGCGCCATGGCCCAACCAGCAGCCTGTTCCGACCGAACCAGAGAAGACCCGCGCTGCACTCGAAGCGGGATACGGCCTCAACTGGCAACGACACTTCGCTGACGCTGTCGAGCAGACCTTCGGGATCGACGTCATCAAGGTTGACCTGCCCGGCTCCTCCGGGTTGAGCTTGAAGCTTCCGAACGCCATCGTCATCGTCGTGCCGACAGAAGCATTCTGGGCCCGGCAGAACTGGACAATCGCGCACGAGCTGGAACACATCGCCGCAGGCCAATTCACTCGAGATGGCGACCTCAGCCGAGCAGAGGAGAACGCGGCGAACAAGTACGCCGCGGACCTTCTCCTTCCCGTGCCCTCCATCCGGAAGATTGACTGGAAGTCGGCGAGCGAGGAGGACCTCGCACGATTCCTATGGGACGCCGGCGTTTCGATCGAAGCACTCAACGTGCGAATGACCTACCTGCGCACCGAGGCGCCTCGCACCTCGCTCTCGACCGCGCGCCTTGCCCGCAAGCACATCTCCGGCGGGTCAGCGCTACACGATCCGGTTGCCGAACGGATGCGAGAGGCGGCCGCGCGACGATTCCCGGTGCGGCTGCTCGCGGCTCACGAGACGAACCCGCGGACCACTCGTACGCTGGAGTGGATGCTCGGAGCACCCTTCGAGTCTGGCGTCGACGGTACAGAAGACGACGACCTCATGCAGGAAGCGCCGACGCTGGACGTCCTGGCGGACGCGTTCGGGCTGAAGGTGCAGTGA